A stretch of DNA from Allomeiothermus silvanus DSM 9946:
TGGTACGAGGCCAAGGCGTCCATTGTTCGCGAGGCAATACGAAGTTATCTCGCCCATCCCCTCCACATCCTTCAGCCAACTGCGTAAGTCCTAACCTTATTGACTCGCTAACCCTCGAGGACTGGGCCACCAGATCCTTGGAACTTTTCGAACTAATAGTTAGTAGCGGACTCAACGCGGTTGAGACCGACGTCGTGCTGAAATCCGTCGCTGCTAAGCTCAAAACCCCGATTGCCGCCGTGCGTAAGGATTTTCAGGTCTATTTAGGGGAATCGCCAAACCTCGACCAGAACGCCGCCGGGGAAGCGGTGCGGTTAGCGCTGGAAGCTGGTTTAGAGCTATGGCACACTCCCGAAGGTGACGGATGGACTTCAGTCGCCGTTGGTGGGGCGCTTCATCATCTTTCCATTCGGCATAAAGACTTTCGCACGTGGCTATCCGGCATCTATTTCGAGAAAAACAACAAGCCTTTGTATGCACAAGCGCTGCAGGACGCGCTAGCCGCGCTGGAAGCCCGAGCGCGGTTCCAAGGACCCGAGCATCCGGTGTACCTCCGGTTGGCGCATCACGAGGGGCACATATATTTCGACCTGTCCCGGCCCGACCGCCAGGTGGTCGAGATTACCCCTTCGGGCTGGCGGGTGATTCACTCGGAAGAGTGCCCGGTGCGCTTTCGCCGGACTCCGCATCAACTCCCACTACCACTACCTGAGCATGGAGGCAACCTCGAGGACTTCTTGAAGCTTTTACCGTTGCGGGAAGACCGCGACCGCGTGGTTTTGTTGGGCTGGCTCATCGGCACGCTCAACCCACATGGCGGCTATCCCGTTCTCGTGTTTCTGGGGTCGAAAGGCGCGGGAAAAAGCTTTGCGACTAAGTTGCTAAAGAACCTGGTTGACCCCAGCAAAGCGCCTCTACGCTCGGAGCCGAGGGATGAAACCGACTTGATGGTGGCGGCTCACTCAAGTCACATCGTGGCGCTGGACAACTTGAGCGGCATTCCCCCCAAACTCTCCGACGCGGTGTGTCGGTTATCCACCGGCTCAGGCCTGGGCAGACGAGCGTTATACACCGACGCGGACGAGCACGTCTTGGAGGCTACCCGACCCGTTTTGATCACCAGTATTAGCCT
This window harbors:
- a CDS encoding DNA primase, coding for MLKSVAAKLKTPIAAVRKDFQVYLGESPNLDQNAAGEAVRLALEAGLELWHTPEGDGWTSVAVGGALHHLSIRHKDFRTWLSGIYFEKNNKPLYAQALQDALAALEARARFQGPEHPVYLRLAHHEGHIYFDLSRPDRQVVEITPSGWRVIHSEECPVRFRRTPHQLPLPLPEHGGNLEDFLKLLPLREDRDRVVLLGWLIGTLNPHGGYPVLVFLGSKGAGKSFATKLLKNLVDPSKAPLRSEPRDETDLMVAAHSSHIVALDNLSGIPPKLSDAVCRLSTGSGLGRRALYTDADEHVLEATRPVLITSISLGLLRDDLADRALTLNLERIEDTERKPERELLAEFERIRAKTLGVLLDAAVTALANLETTSRELPQLPRLADWAIWAEAAAPALGLKRGEIVGATFAVQAGLEQDLLDSDPIARAIIELTLTFSEGECREYTTSELLKELEAAAGLADSNRKPEGWPRTAAGLGKHLPRLQTALRGVGVAIRGTRDPRTKNLRWSVCLENRGEQPPHPPQPPQTASSTTENVAVVGRWVSAKPPQPPLNPPISTVVAVDDFWGSQQPPQTETPSSTGSAVDAVVAVVEYPQFLKTNDAPKPQGLFAGLDDPTREAEDDADYF